The DNA sequence GCTCCAGATGGAGGCCGTGGAGTGCGGGGCCGCCTCCCTCGCGATGGTGCTGGGCCACTACGGCCGCCATGTCCCGCTGGAGGAACTGCGCATAGCGTGCGGTGTCTCCCGCGACGGGTCGCGCGCCAGCAACCTCCTGAAGGCCGCCCGCAGCTACGGGCTGACGGCCAAGGGCATGCAGATGGACACGGCCGCCCTCGCCGAGGTGAAGACGCCGGCCGTCCTGTTCTGGGAGTTCAACCACTACGTCGTCTACGACGGCATGGGCCGCCGCTTCGGCCGCCGGGGCGTCTACGTCAACGACCCCGCCAAGGGCCGCCGCTTCGTGCCCATGGAGGACTTCGACGGCAGCTTCACCGGTGTCGTCCTGGTCATGGAGCCCGGCGAGAGCTTCAGCAAGGGCGGGCGCAAGCCGGGCGTGCTCGGCGCGATGCCGGCCCGGCTGCGCGGCACCGCGGGCACGATGCCCGCCGCGGTACTGGCGAGCCTCCTCCTGGTGGTGGTCGGCGCGGCGGTGCCCGCGCTGAGCCGCACCTACATCGACATGTTCCTCATCGGCGGCCAGACCTCCCTGCTGGGCGTGCTGTTCGCGTCGATGGGGACCTGTGTCGCGTTCACCGTGGTGCTGACCTGGCTGCAACAGGCGAACCTGCTGCGCGGCCGGATCATCTCCTCCACCCTCTCCAGCGCCCGCTTCCTGCGCCATCTGCTGCGGCTGCCGGTGACGTTCTTCTCCCAGCGCAGCCCGGCCGACCTGGTGCAGCGGCTCCAGTCGAACGACGCGGTGTCCGAGACGCTGGCCCGTGACCTCGCGGCGGCGGGCGTGGACGCGGTGGTCGTCGTCCTCTACGCGATCCTCCTCTATACCTACGACCCCCAGCTCACCTTCGTCGGCATCGGCGTCGCCCTCCTGAATGTCGTCGCCATGCGCGTCGTCATCCGCCTGCGCGCGACCCGTACGGCGAAGCTGCGCGCGGACAGCGCCCGCCTCACCAACACCGCGTACACCGGCCTTCAGCTGATCGAGACGATGAAGGCGACCGGCGGCGAGGACGGCTACTTCCGCAAGTGGGCCGGACAGCACGCCACCACGCTGGAGGAGCAGCAGCGCCTCGGCGTGCCGAGTGCCTGGCTGGGCGTGGTGGCCCCCACGCTCGCCACGCTCAACAGCGCGCTCATCCTCTGGATCGGCGGTATGCGGGCGATCGAGGGCGGCATATCCGTCGGTCTGCTGGTCGCCTTCCAGGCCCTGGTCACCCGCTTCACCGCCCCGATCACCCGCCTGAACGGCGTCGCGGGCCGCATCCAGGACTTCGCCGCCGACGTGGCCCGCCTCAAGGACGTGGAGAACTTCGAGGCGGACCCGCTCTACGGCCGCCCCGGCGCGGGCGATTCGACACGCCGGCTGCACGGCCACGTCGAGCTGCAGAACATCACCTTCGGCTACAGCCCGCTCGACAAGCCCCTGCTCACCGGCTTCGACCTGACCGTCGGCCCCGGCCGACAGGTGGCCCTGGTCGGCGGCTCCGGCAGTGGCAAGTCGACGGTGTCCCGCCTCATATCGGGTCTGTACGCCCCTTGGGAGGGCGTCATCCGCATCGACGACCAGCGCATCGAGGACATCCCGCGCGGCGCGCTCGCGGCCTCCGTCTCCTTCGTCGACCAGGAGGTCTTCCTGTTCGAGGGCACGGTCCGCGACAACGTGGCGCTGTGGGACCCGTCGATCCCGGACGAGGCGGTGGTGGACGCGCTGCGCGACGCGGCGCTGTACGACGTGGTCATGCGCCGCCCGGGCGGCATCCGGAGCAGGGTCGAGCAGGACGGCCGCAACTTCTCCGGCGGGCAGCGCCAGCGCCTGGAGATCGCGCGGGCGCTGGTGCGCAGGCCGAGCATCCTGGTGCTGGACGAGGTGACGAGCGCGCTGGACGCCGAGACCGAACAGATCGTGATGGACAACCTGCGCAAGCGCGGCTGTGCCTGTGTGGTGATCGCGCACCGGCTCAGCACCGTGCGTGACAGCGACGAGATCGTCGTACTCCAGCACGGCACGATCGTGGAACGCGGCCGGCACGAGGACCTGGTGGCACGCGGCGGCGCGTACGCGGCACTGGTCAAGGAGCGGTGAGATGACCTCCGTCCACGAGGGTGACCTCGTTCTCAACGCGCTCGGGCAGATGGGCACGCGCATCGACTGCGCCGGGCACAACCGTCTCGACCTCGAAGGCCCGCAGGTGCTGTGGCTGGTCGCGTCCGGCGCCGTCGACCTGTTCGCGGTCGACGCCGGGCAGCAGGGCCACTGGCACCACCTCGGCCGCCTGGAGGCGGGCTCCCTGCTGCTCGGCCCGGTCCCGGGACCGCAGCACACCTTGGTGGCCCGCCCGCTCAGGGACTGCGTCGTGCACCGGATCGGACTGCGCGAGCTGTACCAGCCCGCGAACACGCAGACCTGGTCCTACGACGAGTACGGCAACCCGCAGTACGTCCCGCCGCAGACGAGCCCGCTGGAGTACGCCCTCGCACTCGGCGTCGGCCGCAGCCTCACCATCCTCTTCCAGGCCCCCATGGCCACCGACCGGGCGGCCGAGGTCACCGACGACGACGTCTTCTGGATGCAGGTGCCGCCGGGCAGTGTGCAGTACGGCTCGCTGTACGGCGCCGAGGCAGCCGCCGATCTGCTGATGGACCCGGCGGTCTGGCAGTCCATGGTCGACCAGCAGTACCGCCTGCTGACCACGCTGGACCGCTGGATCGAGCAGCTGGAGCGCACTCACGAGTCGCGCACGGCGGAGGGCATCAAGGCCGGCGAGGCGGTACGCGCCCAGGCCGACCGGACGCTGCTGGCGTCGATCGGCAAGCGCAGCGACAAGCGCACGACGGCCGCCGACGCGGACGCCAGCTACGCGGCCTGCAAGCTGGTCGCGCAGGCGGCCGGGATCACGTTGGCCGAGCCCGCGCAGAGCGGCACCGAGAGCGACCGGCTCGACCCGGTCGAGCGCGTGGCCATCGCGTCGCGCGTGCGGACCCGGGCCGTACGGCTGGACGGGCCCTGGTGGCGGGACAACGTGGGGCCGCTGGT is a window from the Streptomyces sp. NBC_00299 genome containing:
- a CDS encoding NHLP family bacteriocin export ABC transporter peptidase/permease/ATPase subunit, which translates into the protein MSAAQETRSRRRAAPPKRPVPKGKSKTVRTPTVLQMEAVECGAASLAMVLGHYGRHVPLEELRIACGVSRDGSRASNLLKAARSYGLTAKGMQMDTAALAEVKTPAVLFWEFNHYVVYDGMGRRFGRRGVYVNDPAKGRRFVPMEDFDGSFTGVVLVMEPGESFSKGGRKPGVLGAMPARLRGTAGTMPAAVLASLLLVVVGAAVPALSRTYIDMFLIGGQTSLLGVLFASMGTCVAFTVVLTWLQQANLLRGRIISSTLSSARFLRHLLRLPVTFFSQRSPADLVQRLQSNDAVSETLARDLAAAGVDAVVVVLYAILLYTYDPQLTFVGIGVALLNVVAMRVVIRLRATRTAKLRADSARLTNTAYTGLQLIETMKATGGEDGYFRKWAGQHATTLEEQQRLGVPSAWLGVVAPTLATLNSALILWIGGMRAIEGGISVGLLVAFQALVTRFTAPITRLNGVAGRIQDFAADVARLKDVENFEADPLYGRPGAGDSTRRLHGHVELQNITFGYSPLDKPLLTGFDLTVGPGRQVALVGGSGSGKSTVSRLISGLYAPWEGVIRIDDQRIEDIPRGALAASVSFVDQEVFLFEGTVRDNVALWDPSIPDEAVVDALRDAALYDVVMRRPGGIRSRVEQDGRNFSGGQRQRLEIARALVRRPSILVLDEVTSALDAETEQIVMDNLRKRGCACVVIAHRLSTVRDSDEIVVLQHGTIVERGRHEDLVARGGAYAALVKER